Within Halobacterium jilantaiense, the genomic segment AGAGCGTGCGGTACGTGTTTCTCGTGCTGCTGGGCGGGCTGCTGGTGCCGCCGACCATCCGGCTCCAGCAGTCGGTCGCCAGCATCACGTAGCTCGTTAGGCCGGCCTAAACACCGACACACACTTTAGGCCGGCCTAAATAGTGGCGGGTACCCGATGACCCGAGACGTCTGCGTGGTCGTACCCACCATCCGAGAGTACGAGTGTGTCCGCGCCTACCTGCGGAACGCCCGCGACCACGGCTTCGACACCGACCGGCTGTTCGTCGTCCTCGTCACCGAGGACTTCTGTGACACCCAGGCGATGCGAGCGATGCTCGACGAGGAGGGCGTCGCCGGCGCTGTCTTCGACGGGTCCGACCGCGAACAGTGGTACGGCGAGCAGGGAATCGCGGAGTACGACCACCTCGTCCCGGCAGCCAGCCACGCCCAGACCTCGTTCGGCCTGCTGTACATGTGGGCGAACGAGGACTTCGAGTACGGCGTGTTCATCGACGACGACACGCTCCCCCACGACGAGTGGGACTTCTTCGGGACGCACCTCGAAAACCTCCACCACGAAGGGGAGGTAGAGGAAGTCACCTCCGACGAGCAGTGGGTGAACGTCCTCTACCAGTCCGACGCAGACCTCTACCCCCGCGGCTACCCGTACTCGGCGATGGACGAGGCCGTGGAGACGAGTGCGACGGAGACCGAGCACGTGGTCGCGTCCCAGGGCCTCTGGACGAACGTCCCGGACCTCGACGCCGTCCGCATCCTGATGGACGGCGACCTCCGGGGGCAGGCACAGACGCGGACGGACTTCGACGACTTCGACCGCGACTTCGTCGCGAGTGACGGAGACTACCTCACGGTCTGCTCGATGAACCTCGCGTTCCGCCGGGAGGTCATCCCGGCGTTCTACCAGTTCCCGATGGACGACAACGCGTGGGACGTGGGCCGGTTCGACGACATCTGGAGCGGCGTGCTCCTGAAGCGCGCGGCCGACGTGGTCGGCGGCGAGATATACAACGGCGGCCCGCTGTGCGAGCACAACAAGGCCCCGCGGTCGACGTTCGACGACCTCGCGAACGAGGTGGCGGGCCTCGAACTGAACGAACACTTCTGGACGGAAGTGGCGGCGGTAGAGCCCGACTCGGCGTCCTACGAGGCCGTCGCGCGTGCGGTGGGTCGGCGGCTCGCGGACGGCGACTACGAGGAGTACAACAACGGCGCGTTCCTGAACGAGTGCGGCGAGTACCTCCTCGACTGGGTGGCGTGCCTGGACGCGCTCGCGGAGCGCGAGGCAACGGCCACCGCCGACGACTGACGGGCGCTCGCGGGACTGGCGTCTCTCACCCGGGAGCCGGACCACGCTTCTCGGGCCTTCGGTCGTTCCCAGTCGCTGGCAGCGAACCGGTAGGTATAAACGTTTTAGGTCGGCCTAATTCAGTGTATGAGTGAGCGATCCGGACCGAGCCGTCGCCGATTCCTGGCGGCGGCCGGCGCAGCGACGATGACAGGTCTCGCGGGCTGCAGCGGTATCCTCGGCAACGAGAGCGAATCCGACGGCGACGCGCCCGGCATCGGCGACTTCCGCGGCTCCGGCGCGATCGTCGAGGACCGCCCCGCGCCCGGCGGGACCAGCATCGAGGACCTCCCCGACCTCGACGGCGAACTCGCCATCTACCTCGGCGGCGGCGAGGGCGGCCGCTACACCACGCTCATCGACCTCCTCGACCAGTACTACGACGGCTTCGAGGTCACGCAGCAGACCCAGCCGTCCTCCCAGCTCGCGAACGTCATCGTCGACGAACACGACAGCGGGACCACGCAGGCCGACCTCTTCTGGTCCGTCGACGCGGGCTCGCTTGCCTACGTCTCCGAGCAGGGCGCGACCGTCGACCTCTCCAGTGACGCCACCTCGATGGTCGCCGACGACCGCTTCGCGACCGACCAGTGGGTCGGCGTCGCCGGCCGGTCCCGCGCCGTCCCCTACAACACCAACCAGTTCGACGCGTCCGACATCCCCACCAGCATCGACGCGCTCGCGACCCAGGACCGCTTCCAGGGGTCGCTCGGCTGGGCCCCGACGTACGGCGCGTTCCACGGCTTCGTCACCGCGATGCGCCAGCTCCGCGGCGACGACGGCACTCGCGAGTGGCTGAATTCGATGCTCGACCAGAACCCGGCGCGCTACGACAGCGAGTACGCCACGGTGTCCCGCGGCATCACGAACGGCGAGGTCGGCGCTGGCCCGACGAACCACTACTACCCGATGCTCGTGTTCGCGCAGCGCCCGGACGTGCCGCTGGACCTCGCGTTCACGGAGAACGACGCCGGCTCGCTCGTCAACACCGCCGGCGCGAGCGTCCTCGACGGAGCCAGCGACCCCGAACTCGCCGACCTGTTCGTCCGCCACCTGCTCTCCGCGGAAGCCCAGGAGTTCCTCGCGACGCGCGGCTTCGCGTTCCCGATGATCGACGGGGTCGAACCGGTCGGCCCGCTGCCCACCATCGAGGAGCTGTCGCCGCCGGACCTCGACCTCCAGTCGCTATCGGACGTCCAGCCCACCATCGAACTCCTCAAAGACGTCGGCATCCTCTCGTAACATGGCTGCGAGCGAGCGGCTCGCCCGCCTCCGGTCCGCGGTCGTCGGCGGCGACGACGAGCCGGGGCTCTCGCTCGCCGTGCTCGCCGGGGCCGTCGCGGCGTTCGTCTCCCTCCCGCTGGTCGCGCTGCTCGTCCGCGCGTCGAACTACGGCTTCGGCCACCTCGTCGGTCTGCTCACGGAGACCGGGAGCCTCGACGTACTCCTG encodes:
- a CDS encoding alpha-1 4-glucan-protein synthase; this translates as MTRDVCVVVPTIREYECVRAYLRNARDHGFDTDRLFVVLVTEDFCDTQAMRAMLDEEGVAGAVFDGSDREQWYGEQGIAEYDHLVPAASHAQTSFGLLYMWANEDFEYGVFIDDDTLPHDEWDFFGTHLENLHHEGEVEEVTSDEQWVNVLYQSDADLYPRGYPYSAMDEAVETSATETEHVVASQGLWTNVPDLDAVRILMDGDLRGQAQTRTDFDDFDRDFVASDGDYLTVCSMNLAFRREVIPAFYQFPMDDNAWDVGRFDDIWSGVLLKRAADVVGGEIYNGGPLCEHNKAPRSTFDDLANEVAGLELNEHFWTEVAAVEPDSASYEAVARAVGRRLADGDYEEYNNGAFLNECGEYLLDWVACLDALAEREATATADD
- a CDS encoding extracellular solute-binding protein — translated: MSERSGPSRRRFLAAAGAATMTGLAGCSGILGNESESDGDAPGIGDFRGSGAIVEDRPAPGGTSIEDLPDLDGELAIYLGGGEGGRYTTLIDLLDQYYDGFEVTQQTQPSSQLANVIVDEHDSGTTQADLFWSVDAGSLAYVSEQGATVDLSSDATSMVADDRFATDQWVGVAGRSRAVPYNTNQFDASDIPTSIDALATQDRFQGSLGWAPTYGAFHGFVTAMRQLRGDDGTREWLNSMLDQNPARYDSEYATVSRGITNGEVGAGPTNHYYPMLVFAQRPDVPLDLAFTENDAGSLVNTAGASVLDGASDPELADLFVRHLLSAEAQEFLATRGFAFPMIDGVEPVGPLPTIEELSPPDLDLQSLSDVQPTIELLKDVGILS